Proteins encoded together in one Halarsenatibacter silvermanii window:
- a CDS encoding uroporphyrinogen decarboxylase family protein: MEDLAGKLESAEKAEDLRSILRQRYGAPSEEMISPRTRVERALTHQQPDRVPFDFWAVPAIKKRLKKLLAADEIDEVYRLLGVDCRQARPAYVGPAPLKKEDGAYVDRWGTVRQQVKNSSGGIYEEYAAYPLNDFESPAAIKSWEGWPEIGHWDFSDLDQRIECLNEDTRYHIRLELGGIFELSWGLYGFADFLTDLVERPELPCAVMDKFTGLFCRIARRALEQAGDKIDLVYTYDDVGTQSNLLISKKMWREFLLPRHQKLNEVIKSYSKPIMYHSCGAIYPLISELKEKMGIDVLNPLQPRAEGMDMKKIKKNYGGSLSFHGGIDLQKTLPRGSPAEVREEARKRCQVLGRGGGYICAPAHHVQSDTPLGNIIALYTADREL; the protein is encoded by the coding sequence ATGGAGGATCTCGCGGGAAAGCTGGAAAGCGCAGAAAAGGCAGAGGATTTGAGAAGCATTCTCCGCCAGAGATACGGAGCTCCGTCGGAGGAGATGATCTCACCGCGCACCAGAGTTGAGAGGGCGCTGACTCACCAGCAGCCGGACAGGGTTCCTTTTGATTTCTGGGCTGTGCCGGCGATAAAAAAGCGGCTAAAAAAGCTTCTGGCTGCAGATGAAATCGATGAGGTTTACCGGCTTCTGGGAGTCGACTGCCGCCAGGCCCGGCCCGCCTATGTGGGGCCGGCCCCGCTAAAAAAAGAAGATGGAGCCTATGTCGACCGCTGGGGGACTGTTCGTCAGCAGGTGAAAAACTCCAGCGGCGGAATCTATGAGGAATACGCCGCCTATCCACTGAATGATTTTGAGAGTCCGGCCGCTATCAAAAGCTGGGAGGGCTGGCCTGAAATCGGCCACTGGGATTTTTCCGATCTCGATCAGAGGATAGAATGCTTAAACGAGGATACCCGCTATCACATCCGCCTCGAGCTGGGCGGCATTTTTGAGCTCTCCTGGGGGCTTTACGGTTTTGCCGATTTTCTCACCGATCTGGTGGAGAGACCGGAACTTCCCTGCGCTGTCATGGATAAGTTCACCGGGCTTTTCTGCCGGATCGCCCGCCGGGCCCTGGAGCAGGCCGGTGATAAAATTGATCTGGTCTATACCTACGATGATGTGGGCACCCAGTCCAACCTGCTCATCTCCAAAAAGATGTGGCGGGAATTTCTGCTGCCCCGTCACCAAAAGCTCAACGAGGTGATCAAAAGTTATTCAAAGCCGATCATGTATCACAGCTGCGGCGCCATCTATCCGCTCATCAGCGAACTCAAGGAGAAGATGGGTATCGATGTGCTAAATCCCCTGCAGCCGCGAGCTGAAGGGATGGATATGAAAAAGATAAAGAAAAATTATGGCGGCAGCCTCAGCTTTCACGGAGGCATCGATCTGCAGAAAACGCTGCCCCGGGGCAGTCCGGCCGAAGTGAGAGAAGAGGCCCGGAAGAGATGTCAGGTGCTCGGCAGAGGCGGCGGCTATATCTGTGCTCCGGCCCATCATGTCCAGTCCGACACTCCCCTCGGGAACATAATCGCACTCTACACCGCTGACCGGGAACTTTAA
- a CDS encoding pyridoxal phosphate-dependent aminotransferase → MKIKLRSRIKKFKKMSYVEAETDPVLEGEDISLDCSLGVNPLGPLPEADRAAEEIDWQRVGDYPDPAYPELRELISCCWQGIFQPDEDQIFIGSGAAGLLERVLKLFLEKDKVVFGFRPQFPEVCNFVKILGGKYDSIPLAADGFKFEGEKFLESIRPGHDLIFIDNPNNPSGQIIDIDLLARVAARAAEEEIPVIIDEAYGGFMSCDNSALKLLEDCENLLVIRSLSKGLGLANLRLGYLVTSKTIAQYYRQINLSPFTCPDILRPFWEQALTDRDYLAMSREKIARSKSRIMREIEKEEGFDLAATDAEVPILLLGAKNDINLYREFRQRGIKTAPGDQFPGLDRSFVRIQTPVKDENIDKLLTTIKKII, encoded by the coding sequence ATGAAGATAAAATTGAGATCGCGGATAAAAAAATTTAAAAAGATGTCATACGTGGAAGCTGAAACCGATCCCGTTCTGGAAGGAGAGGATATCTCGCTGGATTGTTCGCTGGGAGTAAATCCGCTGGGACCGCTGCCGGAGGCTGATCGCGCCGCCGAAGAGATCGACTGGCAGCGGGTGGGAGATTATCCCGATCCGGCATACCCGGAGCTGCGCGAGCTCATAAGCTGCTGCTGGCAGGGGATTTTCCAGCCTGATGAGGATCAGATTTTCATCGGCAGCGGAGCAGCTGGACTGCTGGAGAGAGTGCTGAAGCTTTTCCTGGAAAAAGATAAGGTGGTCTTCGGTTTTAGGCCCCAGTTTCCGGAGGTTTGCAACTTTGTTAAAATACTCGGCGGAAAGTATGACTCGATTCCCCTGGCCGCAGACGGATTTAAATTCGAGGGCGAAAAATTTCTGGAAAGCATTCGGCCCGGGCACGATCTCATTTTCATAGATAATCCCAACAATCCCAGCGGTCAGATCATAGATATCGACCTTCTGGCCCGGGTGGCCGCCAGGGCGGCCGAAGAGGAAATTCCGGTCATAATTGATGAGGCTTACGGAGGGTTTATGAGCTGTGATAATTCGGCCCTGAAGCTTCTGGAGGACTGCGAGAATTTACTCGTGATCAGATCGCTCTCCAAGGGTTTAGGACTGGCCAACCTGCGGCTGGGTTATCTGGTCACCTCAAAAACGATAGCGCAATACTACAGACAGATAAATCTATCGCCCTTCACCTGCCCGGACATCCTCCGGCCTTTCTGGGAGCAAGCTTTGACCGATCGGGATTACCTCGCGATGTCCAGAGAAAAAATAGCCCGGTCTAAATCCCGGATTATGAGAGAGATAGAAAAGGAGGAAGGATTCGATCTGGCGGCCACCGACGCTGAAGTCCCAATTCTGCTGCTCGGCGCGAAGAACGATATCAACCTGTATCGGGAGTTTCGGCAGAGGGGCATCAAAACCGCACCGGGCGATCAATTTCCGGGACTGGACAGATCTTTTGTGCGCATCCAAACCCCTGTAAAGGATGAAAATATCGATAAACTTTTGACCACTATCAAAAAAATAATTTGA
- a CDS encoding Rid family detoxifying hydrolase, producing MSSIEEIAAEESPAAVGPYSQGVTFENHVFVSGQLPLKPEGGMVSGDIADQAEQCLENIEKILSEAGANFDDVLKARIFLDDLDDFDEVNEVYRKFFSEPYPARSCVEVARLPKGAGLEIEVLARR from the coding sequence ATGAGTTCGATCGAAGAGATCGCCGCAGAAGAGAGCCCGGCTGCAGTCGGACCTTATTCGCAGGGAGTGACTTTTGAAAATCATGTTTTTGTCAGCGGTCAGCTTCCTCTGAAGCCAGAAGGTGGAATGGTCAGCGGAGATATTGCCGACCAGGCGGAGCAGTGCCTGGAGAATATCGAGAAAATTTTGAGCGAGGCGGGAGCGAACTTCGACGATGTGCTGAAAGCGAGAATTTTCCTGGACGATCTCGATGATTTTGACGAGGTTAACGAGGTTTATCGAAAATTCTTCTCTGAACCCTACCCCGCCCGCAGCTGCGTCGAGGTGGCCCGGCTGCCCAAAGGGGCCGGACTGGAGATAGAAGTGCTGGCCAGGCGTTAA
- a CDS encoding FadR/GntR family transcriptional regulator: MFEDETIEQSNMYEKIVERILDLLKEGELKPGDNLPSEKKLAQNFGVSRVTIRESLQVLELLGLIEKKKGASTEVISDRPIFKNIFSLSFDENTEETLLELYEIRILIEPEVVKRVAARELSDKKLADIEKALKKMKSQIEKGEAGRLEDITFHQAIIKAWGNNILTSFIISLIELQHKSRKITLTDRPEEAFRYHQEIYKAVVEGASEKASQAMKAHLKESMEVLQKRL; encoded by the coding sequence ATGTTTGAAGATGAGACGATAGAACAATCCAACATGTATGAAAAAATCGTCGAAAGAATATTGGATCTGCTTAAGGAAGGAGAGCTTAAGCCGGGCGATAATCTTCCTTCCGAGAAAAAACTGGCTCAAAATTTTGGCGTGAGCAGGGTTACCATCCGGGAAAGCCTGCAGGTGCTCGAACTTTTAGGTCTTATTGAAAAGAAAAAAGGGGCCAGCACAGAGGTAATATCTGATAGGCCGATATTTAAAAATATTTTCTCCCTTTCTTTTGATGAAAACACCGAAGAAACATTGTTAGAATTATATGAGATAAGAATTTTAATAGAACCCGAGGTGGTCAAAAGAGTGGCCGCCAGAGAACTAAGCGATAAAAAACTGGCGGATATAGAAAAAGCCCTTAAAAAGATGAAATCACAGATAGAAAAGGGGGAAGCAGGACGTCTGGAGGATATTACGTTTCATCAGGCAATCATCAAAGCCTGGGGCAACAACATACTGACTTCATTTATAATAAGTTTAATCGAGCTGCAGCATAAAAGCAGAAAAATAACCCTGACCGATCGCCCCGAGGAAGCCTTTCGATATCATCAGGAAATATATAAGGCAGTCGTCGAGGGTGCTTCTGAAAAAGCCAGCCAGGCTATGAAGGCCCACCTCAAAGAATCGATGGAAGTTCTGCAGAAAAGATTATGA
- the nhaC gene encoding Na+/H+ antiporter NhaC, producing the protein MDVSDEVRDPTIGEVLLVLVAFLVVVFSFVSIYDLPIQLALFISWFLVIALGVRLGYSYEELEEGLMDGIREGMGAILILITVGTLIGTWIAGGVIATLIYYGLAIIHPSIFLLATLIITSLTSLATGTSWGSAGTSGIAMMGVGAGFGYPMPLVAGAVLSGVYFGDKLSPLSDSTNFTASMSNVKVIEHVRSMLTLIVPAWVISAILYTIVGLMMDVGTAPEEMARVEEYMEVMSTHFSINPIMLIPAAVVIILLVMRKPPVASIAFGALLGVVWAAVFQGIGFFEALGTAYDGFVLDTGVEFIDDLLSRGGIYEMLPSIAVIMFGLGFGGLLEKVGGLRVIVDKISHLFKNPGRTAIGSIVVGIMGNMFGSAMYVSVIVPPKIMQGSYDKLNLKRTVLSRNTEVGGTLTSAMVPWSDNGIFMSTLLGVSVFEYIPYMWMAFIAMILAVLYGYTGLFMWKTDEETR; encoded by the coding sequence ATGGATGTTTCTGATGAAGTGCGCGATCCCACAATCGGCGAAGTTCTTCTGGTGCTGGTTGCCTTTTTAGTTGTCGTTTTCTCCTTTGTTTCCATCTACGATCTGCCGATTCAGCTGGCTTTGTTCATCTCCTGGTTTTTAGTCATAGCGCTGGGAGTAAGGCTGGGCTATAGTTATGAAGAACTGGAAGAAGGGCTTATGGACGGTATCCGTGAGGGAATGGGAGCTATTTTGATCCTCATCACCGTCGGTACTCTGATCGGTACCTGGATTGCCGGTGGAGTGATAGCAACTCTTATCTACTACGGACTTGCTATTATTCATCCCAGTATATTCCTCCTGGCTACACTTATCATCACCTCTTTGACCTCACTCGCCACCGGAACCTCCTGGGGTTCGGCCGGAACCTCCGGGATCGCCATGATGGGAGTGGGAGCTGGCTTTGGTTATCCCATGCCGCTGGTCGCCGGAGCGGTGCTTTCCGGAGTTTATTTTGGCGATAAACTCTCGCCTCTTTCCGACAGCACCAACTTCACCGCCTCCATGAGCAATGTAAAAGTCATCGAACACGTACGATCCATGCTTACTTTGATAGTTCCGGCCTGGGTGATTTCGGCGATACTTTACACTATAGTCGGGTTGATGATGGATGTCGGTACCGCGCCGGAAGAGATGGCCCGGGTGGAAGAATACATGGAAGTTATGTCGACTCACTTTTCCATCAATCCCATCATGCTCATTCCTGCCGCCGTAGTAATTATTCTGTTGGTCATGAGAAAGCCTCCTGTGGCCAGCATCGCCTTTGGAGCTCTGCTGGGAGTTGTCTGGGCGGCGGTATTTCAGGGCATAGGCTTTTTCGAGGCGCTGGGCACGGCCTATGACGGATTCGTGCTGGATACCGGCGTCGAATTCATCGATGATCTGCTCTCGCGCGGCGGAATTTACGAAATGCTTCCTTCGATTGCGGTGATCATGTTCGGCCTGGGCTTCGGCGGTCTGCTGGAAAAGGTCGGCGGACTGCGGGTTATCGTGGACAAGATATCCCATCTCTTCAAAAATCCGGGACGGACAGCCATCGGCTCGATCGTGGTCGGCATAATGGGTAACATGTTCGGATCGGCCATGTACGTATCGGTTATAGTTCCGCCCAAAATCATGCAGGGCAGCTATGACAAACTCAACCTGAAACGCACGGTGCTCTCGCGCAACACAGAGGTGGGCGGCACGCTGACTTCGGCCATGGTTCCCTGGTCCGATAACGGCATCTTTATGTCCACTCTGCTGGGAGTCTCGGTATTCGAGTATATACCTTATATGTGGATGGCTTTTATCGCGATGATTCTGGCCGTTCTCTACGGTTATACCGGCCTCTTTATGTGGAAGACGGATGAGGAGACTCGATGA
- a CDS encoding asparaginase: MQDILIVSTGGTIASVESVNGKTPGLRAKELIEYLPGLKSAGSLETIDVFEIDSTNMQPEDWLTIAEVIREQSQDYEGVVVTHGTDTMAYTAGALTYLLQDLELPVVLTGSMRPIGRPMSDARGNLVDAIRCACRDIEGVFVVFDGKVLNGPRAVKVHTRKFAAFESINYPPVGEVCGNRIRFNSEIFKDFDGAGEETAAGKSPAELRPGSVPAEKPALNPNVALVKLFPGLEPDLITRLADERDGLVLEAFGLGNVPFRERDLSRRIDEALSRVPIAVTSEVQAGSTDLSTYEAGKRIKDAGVISSKDMTTPALMTKFMWALSRAENRDEIEKLLHQPVQADIIPAPSRS, from the coding sequence ATGCAGGATATATTGATAGTTTCGACCGGAGGCACGATCGCCTCGGTCGAATCGGTAAATGGTAAGACTCCAGGATTGAGAGCTAAAGAGCTGATCGAATATCTTCCCGGTTTGAAATCTGCCGGCAGCCTGGAAACGATCGATGTTTTTGAGATTGACAGCACCAACATGCAGCCGGAGGACTGGCTGACAATAGCCGAAGTCATCCGCGAACAGAGCCAGGATTACGAGGGAGTGGTGGTGACTCACGGCACCGATACCATGGCCTACACCGCCGGCGCGCTTACCTACCTGCTGCAGGATCTCGAGCTGCCGGTGGTGCTCACCGGTTCGATGCGTCCGATCGGCAGGCCGATGAGCGATGCCCGCGGCAATCTCGTAGATGCCATTCGCTGCGCCTGCCGGGACATAGAAGGGGTCTTTGTGGTTTTTGACGGTAAAGTTTTAAACGGGCCTCGCGCCGTCAAAGTGCACACCAGGAAATTTGCTGCCTTCGAGTCAATCAACTATCCGCCGGTGGGAGAAGTATGCGGCAACAGAATCAGGTTCAACAGTGAGATATTCAAAGATTTTGACGGCGCCGGCGAGGAAACCGCCGCCGGAAAGTCACCGGCAGAGCTCAGACCTGGATCTGTACCGGCAGAAAAGCCGGCTTTAAATCCGAATGTGGCGCTCGTAAAATTATTTCCGGGGCTCGAGCCCGACCTGATAACCCGGCTGGCTGATGAACGAGACGGTCTGGTGCTGGAAGCTTTCGGGCTCGGCAATGTTCCTTTCCGGGAGCGCGATCTATCCCGCCGGATAGATGAAGCTCTCTCCAGAGTTCCCATCGCGGTAACTTCGGAAGTCCAGGCCGGCAGCACCGACCTTTCGACCTATGAGGCGGGCAAGAGAATAAAAGATGCGGGTGTTATTTCCTCTAAGGATATGACAACTCCCGCCCTCATGACCAAGTTTATGTGGGCGCTGTCCCGGGCGGAAAATCGGGACGAAATAGAAAAACTGCTGCACCAACCTGTGCAGGCCGATATCATTCCGGCGCCCTCCCGGAGCTGA
- a CDS encoding aspartate ammonia-lyase yields MESRIEEDSIGKKEIPAGAYYGVHSLRAAENFQITDLNIHPRLVRSLAKIKKAAAITNSRIGLLEDSRAEAISQACDEVIGGAYRDQFIVDAVQGGAGTSINMNMNEVLANRAIEILGGEKGDYDVVHPNNDVNMGQSTNDVIPTAAKITTISMLEEVVERVEALHEALDEKGDEFDEIIKMGRTQLQDAVPIRLGQEFKAYATAVRRDRRRIEETIEDLKVINLGATAVGTGLNADQNYFDIVTRVLKDITALDLTQAEDLIDATQNVDAFVGVSSSLKTCVSNLSKIASDLRLMSSGPRTGLNEINLPAVQAGSSIMPGKVNPVIPEVINQIAYHIMGSDATITKAAEAGQLELNVMQPVIMYNLFQAIEMLRKGLETFVENCIKGIEANAERCEELVDSSVGIITAISPHIGYETAARIAKRALDEDRSVREVILEEEILDEAKLEKILNPYEMTEPGIAGRDILNEEEE; encoded by the coding sequence ATGGAGTCTCGAATTGAAGAAGATTCGATCGGCAAAAAAGAGATACCGGCCGGAGCCTATTACGGTGTTCATTCGCTGCGGGCTGCGGAGAACTTTCAGATCACCGATCTCAATATCCACCCGCGGCTGGTACGCTCGCTGGCCAAGATAAAAAAGGCCGCTGCCATCACCAACTCGCGCATAGGTCTCTTGGAGGACAGCAGGGCTGAAGCCATAAGCCAGGCCTGCGATGAGGTGATTGGCGGAGCTTATCGCGATCAGTTTATAGTCGATGCTGTCCAGGGCGGAGCGGGCACCTCGATCAACATGAACATGAACGAGGTGCTGGCCAACCGGGCCATCGAAATTCTCGGCGGCGAAAAGGGCGATTACGATGTCGTTCATCCCAACAACGATGTCAACATGGGCCAGTCGACCAACGATGTCATCCCCACCGCCGCCAAGATAACGACAATCAGCATGCTGGAGGAGGTTGTGGAAAGGGTCGAGGCGCTGCATGAGGCTTTAGATGAGAAAGGCGATGAATTCGACGAAATAATCAAGATGGGCCGGACCCAGCTCCAGGATGCAGTCCCCATCAGGCTGGGCCAGGAGTTTAAGGCTTACGCCACGGCCGTCCGCAGGGATAGGCGGCGAATAGAGGAGACGATCGAGGATCTCAAGGTGATCAATCTGGGCGCTACCGCTGTCGGCACCGGTCTCAACGCCGACCAGAATTATTTCGACATCGTCACCAGGGTGCTCAAGGATATCACCGCTCTCGATCTCACCCAGGCGGAAGATCTGATCGATGCCACCCAGAACGTCGATGCTTTCGTGGGGGTCTCCTCTTCGCTCAAAACCTGCGTCAGCAATCTCTCCAAGATAGCCAGCGATCTCAGGCTGATGTCTTCCGGACCGAGAACCGGACTCAACGAGATAAATCTGCCCGCGGTTCAGGCCGGCTCCTCTATCATGCCCGGCAAGGTCAATCCGGTGATACCCGAGGTTATCAACCAGATAGCCTATCACATCATGGGCAGCGATGCCACCATAACCAAGGCGGCCGAGGCCGGTCAGCTCGAGCTGAATGTTATGCAGCCGGTCATCATGTACAATCTCTTCCAGGCCATCGAGATGCTGCGCAAGGGGCTGGAAACTTTTGTGGAAAACTGCATAAAGGGCATCGAGGCGAACGCGGAGCGGTGTGAGGAGCTTGTCGACAGCAGCGTCGGTATCATCACAGCTATAAGCCCCCATATAGGTTACGAGACAGCCGCCCGCATAGCCAAAAGAGCTCTCGATGAGGACAGATCGGTGCGCGAGGTAATTCTGGAGGAGGAGATTCTGGACGAGGCGAAGCTGGAAAAAATTCTCAATCCCTACGAGATGACCGAACCGGGTATTGCCGGCCGCGATATTCTGAATGAAGAAGAGGAGTGA
- a CDS encoding fumarate hydratase: MRKIKVDEITEEVARLAQESNYYLPDEMEEFLDKAARQEESPAAREALEQIRKNAEIAAEEKLPMCQDTGVTVVFAEIGSQVELVGGTLREAVNAGVRKGYKEGYLRKSIVKDPAGSRENTGDNTPAVIHTELVSGDDLKLTVAPKGGGSENMSRLEMLTPAAGVAGVKDFVVDTVIEAGPNPCPPIIVGVGIGGNFEKCALLAKKALLEPLTPERKDSEMPELEKELLEEINKSGIGAQGFGGITTALAVNIKTHPCHIASLPVAVNINCHAARHKSTVI, encoded by the coding sequence ATGCGCAAAATAAAAGTTGATGAAATTACGGAGGAAGTAGCGCGCCTGGCCCAGGAGAGCAACTATTATCTGCCGGATGAGATGGAGGAGTTTTTAGATAAGGCAGCCCGCCAGGAAGAGTCGCCGGCCGCCCGCGAGGCGCTCGAGCAGATCCGCAAAAACGCCGAAATAGCGGCTGAGGAAAAACTGCCGATGTGCCAGGATACCGGCGTGACCGTCGTCTTCGCCGAAATCGGAAGCCAGGTCGAACTCGTGGGAGGCACGCTGAGAGAAGCTGTCAATGCCGGTGTGAGAAAAGGCTACAAAGAAGGCTATCTGCGCAAGTCGATCGTGAAAGATCCCGCTGGCAGCCGCGAAAACACCGGCGATAATACCCCGGCGGTAATTCATACGGAGCTGGTGTCTGGCGATGATTTAAAGCTGACGGTGGCTCCTAAAGGCGGCGGCAGTGAGAACATGAGCCGACTTGAGATGCTGACTCCGGCTGCCGGAGTGGCGGGGGTCAAAGATTTTGTGGTCGACACCGTGATCGAAGCCGGCCCCAACCCCTGTCCGCCGATAATAGTCGGCGTCGGCATCGGCGGCAATTTCGAAAAATGTGCGCTGCTGGCCAAAAAGGCGCTGCTGGAACCGCTCACACCGGAAAGAAAAGATTCCGAGATGCCGGAACTGGAAAAGGAACTTTTAGAGGAGATCAACAAAAGCGGCATCGGAGCCCAGGGATTTGGCGGCATCACCACTGCTCTGGCGGTCAACATAAAGACCCATCCCTGCCATATAGCCTCGCTGCCGGTAGCTGTTAATATCAACTGTCACGCCGCCCGCCATAAGTCGACGGTTATTTGA